The genomic window GTCCGGGGCCAAATGCAGGGTTGTCATTCCATACCTGCAGGATGGCTGATTCCTGCTCAGGGGTTATTTCCTTTTCCCCTCGGCCTGACCGACGGGGCTGATGCTCGAGAAACGCTTCTTCACCAAGCTCCTTGAGCTGTCTTTTCCACTCATAGACCGTGGTGTAGTGGACCCCAGCTACCTTGGCTGCTTCCTTGGGTCCGATCTGTTTGGCGTGTTTCAGGATAGTAAGTTTTTGTGCTTGACTAAATTGCTTGTTGCCCATGACACTTTCTCCTCTGGTTTAAGCCGGGAGAAAGTGTTACCCTGATTCAAGCCATTTTGTCCGGATTTTTATTACCAAAAACATTATTGACTTTTCCCTTCCCCCTCAGGTAAGCCTATCGAGGGGTAAGTAACAACATTTATACTCGACGATTGTTTCCAAATCGCCGTATCCAATCTCCATTTTCCACAGTCTACACTCAACCGGAGGCGGCTTGTCCACATCGCGATATAGAGGTGATA from Desulfovermiculus halophilus DSM 18834 includes these protein-coding regions:
- a CDS encoding helix-turn-helix domain containing protein, whose amino-acid sequence is MGNKQFSQAQKLTILKHAKQIGPKEAAKVAGVHYTTVYEWKRQLKELGEEAFLEHQPRRSGRGEKEITPEQESAILQVWNDNPAFGPG